The sequence below is a genomic window from Ipomoea triloba cultivar NCNSP0323 chromosome 2, ASM357664v1.
CCGCAACCTGGACGTCTGAAATTCTGGTTTTCTTTTTCTCACagtttttttaaaacatcacataaaaaacaaaagaatatagAATGTTTTACTGTGATTAGGATCCcttaatatatgaaaattattatatttcatttatttccattatcaaagatcataatcaaattacaattcgatcattttgaattaattttgccctaatataattgatattttaatatcAATCATATCCATTCATTCAAATTTTATAGATGGTTTAGATgggatctcatgatctcatctaATAGGGTGGACTCATAGGAcaacctctatatatatatgaaattattttaatttaaaattttttgaactaaaattcaaagcaaataaaaaataaaacaaaaacatctataatatgaagatattaaattaaataaaagatttcaattgtatctaattagaataaattggacattttttcaatttgaattttgtattctattttaatagaatatatattttcattttatatgaaTTTTGTTACCATTAAATTAACATGTTgctattttctctctctaaaaatgataacaatctatatatatatatatatatatatatatatatatatatatatatatatatatatatatagtaatttgatgaCGAAAAAAATATACCAATTAGAAATgagaatatatttgatttattttttatattgtaaTAAAGTCTCTTTTTATGTGcataaaaagatttaaaaaaaaaactattttagttacctaatttaaataaagaatatatatatatatatatatatatatatatataNNNNNNNNNNNNNNNNNNNNNNNNNNNNNNNNNNNNNNNNNNNNNNNNNNNNNNNNNNNNNNNNNNNNNNNNNNNNNNNNNNNNNNNNNNNNNNNNNNNNNNNNNNNNNNNNNNNNNNNNNNNNNNNNNNNNNNNNNNNNNNNNNNNNNNNNNNNNNNNNNNNNNNNNNNNNNNNNNNNNNNNNNNNNNNNNNNNNNNNNNNatcaggtgagaaccatgtcccaggtgagaacgtaaggacaaatccaaaccattgatctagtagatctaacggttgaaataaacaaaattttgtaatatttatgaaaatgaccccgctcattttaaaagtttataatatttatgaaaatgaccccgctcatattttacttgatttctcatccatcagatattgcagatcaatggtttagatttgtcctcacatccacacctagagaattgttctcaccagaataaaatgaatcaaatgaaaaattttcaatttcaagtaaaatatgagcggggtcattttcataaaccattgatctgcaatatctgatggatgagaaatcaagtaaaatatgagcggggtcattttcataaatattataaacttttaaaatgagcggggtcattttcataaatattacaaaattttgtttatttcaaccgttagatctactagatcaatggtttggatttgtccttacgttctcacctgggacatggttctcacctgatatATAAAACTGTTtatgaaatttatataatataaaattaattattcataaataATTGTATTTCAAATTTATTCTAATTAGTTTGAATAAATTCTATCAAGAATATTAAAAGAAGTATCTATAATGTTTATAGTCTCTCTATTTACATTAAATTCTATTATCATattcttaattaaatattattgaaatattatattaaatagagAATTAATCCATATTTAAATTATAGTAATAGTAACAGTTTATaactattttgatttatttatgctaaaaatatagtttgactttattaaattgaaagaattgttaaattcaaaaatattaatttagatGCTATATAGATACCAAATTCAGGGCATAATGTTTCAGTCACCATAATAAACATATCTATGACATGTTTTAATaggtttgtttttcttttcttttttttttttttatattttttacttcaaaCCATAGTGACAAATTTTTGAGTGGTATTTGTGAGTCATCTAGCATtgtccataaaaaaaaaaccaaaaaaaaacaattagttCTAATATTTGTTAAAACTTGaggtataaaataaaaactatctTATTATAACTTTAACAATATTTCACCCTTTAAAAAATACCTTTTGAAtaagatttaatattttaaCTCACACTAATAATATCATACATAAATAAACATTTGTTTATATACTCACCGAACAACGTGTGAGTGAGagaatatgaaattaaaatatcgTGAcagagagtatatatatatgagaatatttattatttgtttttatatgctaaataatataattaaataagtaaaaattttaaattctgcATGCCATACTGCTGTTATGGAACAAATAGTAAGTGGTATTTACTTCATGTGCTGTAAAGACAAAATGGATAAAATCCGCTATCTGTAGCACATTGGAATTGTGCCCCTGGTTTTGAAACCTTTGACTCGTcgaacattattattataccccACTCCTATATATACCTGCATCGCTTTTACACCAACCTTCAatcaattacaattacaattacaACCATTAAGATAGTAGTTAATGAAGATTTTTCCGAAGTTATTAATGGAGAAAAGCTGTCTTGAATGAAGAGAAAATTTTCGGAAATCtgtgaattatatatatctaaGAAAACAAGAGTTAAAAATAGTGTATATTTTCGAGAAAAGCTAGAGAGTTGACAAGAGAGAAATGGTGAACATGGTTCAAAGATTGTACGAGACATGCAAGGATGTTTTTAGAAATGGCGAAAGTGGTTATGTTCCACCTCCGGCCGACATCCAAAGGTTGACGGCAGTTCTAGGTATGAGATTAATTAAATAAGTTttgctttatttaatttctcttgcctattaatattaataattatgcACAGTCGTATATATAGGAGTTGTTTGATGTGATAATCGGTTTAGATCTGTTTAGAAACATTGAAAATGCTTtctgaaaaaatatttttcaaaaaatgactctttttttaaaaattaatttaattttcttgtgtTTAGTTGAGCatcagaaaattatattttttttatttgattgaaagttaagaaattgcatttttttgtttggtttattttcttgaatttctttctgttttttttttaatacaactaactctattacatagtagtatctgttcaaacatactttctcaacctattagaGCACAAAGAATCAGtatcgcctccattgaggctcgaactcatgacctctcatattGGAGAGCCACTACTCTGAACCTATTATTTcttatataatagtaataataatactaatactaataagaacaacaacaacaacaacaataataataacaataataataataataataagtgatgGTGATTGTTGTGgttgtgtggtggtggtggtgattataataataatctaaaaaactaGCTTGAAAAGATATGGGAGATAAAGATAAATACAGGAAAATAAATAATCTGAACAATGTCTTCTGGCTACAAATTTAGGAAGACATTTTCTACCAAATTGAGTCTTTTTTTGGttgaccaaaattaatatttttaaggacaaaaatgtcaatttaacatttcaggggaaaaaaatgtcactttaataacacagggaggaaaagtgctatatgcacataacatagggggaaaagtgccattttcccttaaataaattagtattatatagatgggctaaaatttaaaattgaaattcattATTCCATGCTTACAAAGTACAAACACGCTCAAGTATAACAATAAATTGAAATTCATTATTCCATGCTTATAAACACGCTCAGCtactacaacaacaacaacaacaacaacaacaataataataataataataataataatgatgcaCTTCTCATTTctgcaaatttaattaatttatgataTGGTAATGAGGGAATTGTTGAAAAGTGCATATATAATATGAGGTGCAGATGGTGTGAACGCTGAGGATATGAATCTCACAAGTATGAGGCTTTTCAGGAGGAGGAGAAGTAGACAGCATGACCCTCCTGCTATcatctacattcacatatatgAATGTCGCCAATTTTCAGTAAACTTTCTTTACTCTCATCATAATAACcaattcaaaaaagaaagaatgaattgaagctatatattaaataattattatttgatgtataaatttaatttgcagATTGGGATATTTTGCTTACCAGCTTGTGGTGTAATTCCACTTCATGATCATCCTGGCATGACTGTGTTGAGCAAGCTTCTGTTTGGAAGCATGCACCTTAAATCTTTTGATTGGGTGGAAAATGATGCATCCACAAGCATCATACACAATGCCCTCCATCAAGGTGCATGTGATCTCCCTCTTTTAAATCTACTCACTTTTTACTCCTTGCTCATATGACAAAGCTTTAATTTGATATACATATCATGTCCCTTTCAAAAGAATATATTTCACTTTTTGTCCTTAACTGTCATATATGAATCACATTTGgtctttgactattaaaattttttaattagatgCATAAATGACTATATAATTTGCCATCCAATTTCCGGGCCAACTATTGCCGGGAGTGCTCCTCCCAGAATAAGCAAATGTAGTGCTATTCAGGAAGTGCTCCTTCCGGGAGGAGTACTTCTGGCAATAGTTGGCCGGAAAATTAGACGACGGCAagatcaaatgtgatacaaattacatagtcatgcacttaattattataaaattttaatagttaatgacCAAATGCGATCATGTATAGGAAATTTTCTCCGATCCCTTCAAAACAAATTAGTTAGAACGGAGCACTCATACATGTTGGGGTCCTTGGTTGTCAGTGATTTATGAAACCCATAATAAAGCGATCTTAGTTCTCAAAAATCTAACAGTAAGTAGTTTTATacttcattatcaaaaaatgattttttgaaaactttttatgCACCTacttttgaaaaacatttttaaactttgacaCTTGGATAGCAAAATGTTATTTTGGCCTATGAACTATGCAGAACCTAGACTTGGTCCATGGTTGTTTCACATCAACTAACCAACCAATTCTCGTTAGAAGGGAAGAATCTCCTTGCACCATTCCTTGAAAttctttctttattatattCTTCTAGGGTCGTGCACTAAACCTCCAGGAAAACTTGTCCAATTGAAACTTGTAATGTTCAAACTTATATTGCTCAAACCTTCTCTACTTGAAACTTTTAGTCTCTACGTACTAGATGGCTTTTACATGCATGTTTactattttattcattattttgaatgaattagTAGGTAGCAATGCAACCACCTCTCTTATGTTATGTTTCATAACGTAACATCTCTTactttacattttttaattaattgaacaatCTAAGTCTGAGAATTTCCATTTCGAAAAGACCGTATGTCTTGTAAACCTTTAATGATTTTACTCatctttttctctttcattCTTTCAATCATTAATTGGGTGCTCGGTTCTTTTAATTGAGAGAAAATGACCATAATAACCTCACCATCCTTCATCAATTCCAGATCTAATTGAATGTTAATGACTCTGTGATCAAGTGACACGTAGTGACTTTCccaaatgagaggtcatgagattgagccttcGAGTAATACCCAAAAAAAGTCATTTGAActgaagaaatttgagattacctctcttcttcctcttatttttttgtcactaacattgggattttgtaatatatatatatatatatatatatatatatatatatatatatatatagggcagCAGCAGGGTGGGCGTCGATTAGCAAAGGTTAAAGTGGACGCAGACTTGAGTGCCCCCTGCGATGTGTCCGTACTATTTCCGGCCGCCGGCGGCAACATGCACTGCTTCCGAGCACTCACACCTTGCGCCATATTAGATGTTCTTGGACCCCCTTATTCCCAAACTCAAGCCCGAAACTGCACTTACTATCATGATTTCCCTTTCACACCATTTTCATCAGGTATACATTCTCAATTTAACTATGTTGAGTTTgtctcatataagtaatatagCTGGAACAGATTATTGTGTCGTGCCTTATAAATATATTGGTTATATTAccatcataattaataaaataatagtttcaTTCTTGTAAAAATAGacacattatattattactgaaccttgtaaattttgtattttttactttttattgttattgtttcttGTTACTTGTTAATCTCAACAAATTCTTATAGTTCTAATTTGATCACGTACCATTGCTTTAACTGGAGCAGAAATATTATAATGTGGGTTCTTTTTATTGGTGCATAGACGGTGGAGAGTTGAAGGCAGATGTGGATGTGAAGGGTTATGCATGGCTTGAAGAGAGGGCAAAGCCTGAGAGTTTCATTGTGGCTCCTGCACCCTATTCTGGTCCAACAATTTTAGAGAGATGAAATGCTCAATACTTAATAATCtgtagacttttttttttttttttttcaaaattatgtaTGTTTTATGAGTGCTAtagacttttaattttttacatcagaaaattctatatattttttctttttttttagtgaataattttttgttgttgcatTCATTAGCTTAGCATACAGTAATGTGCTTCTAGTCTTCTAGCTGCATGCAtgaaaaattctatttttttcctATTAAAATCACTGTTTCTAACGTTTACTTTCTATCATGTAtaaagtttttttgtttttaaattcttttatattaACTACTGGTAGTCAGGACATTGTAAACTCTATTACAACTAATTATACATAAAGAATCATACAATAATCAAATACACAAATAAGTTAAAgcaaatacaataataatttggGGATCGGAGTAAAACTCTAGTAgagtttattttaaaacttataacttatttaaagttacaaataagttataagttctGGTTGGTAAacatgaaaagtttgaaataataatttattttgaaacgctaccataagtagtatttcaaaataacactacaagaaaaatacaAATAGACTGTTGTTGAAGTCGTTGTCTTTGATATaggtcaaaaataaattattgaagcAAATgttgttgtaacttgtaagtctCGCTCAAAGACAAAAgtttaaaatcgttgtcttatatatcaaagacaacggttaaaaaccattgtctatAGACTGTTGTTGAAGTCAGTGCTGTTGTAAATCTCGCATAAAGACAATGGTTTAAAATCgttatcttatatatattaaagagaACGATTAAAAATCGTTGTTTATAGACTATTGTTGAAACTGGTGTTGTTGTAGATCCCGTTTAAAGACAACGGTTGATAACTGTTGTCTTATAtatcaaagacaacagttaaaaatcgttgtctatagACGGTTGATAAAGTCGATGTTGTAAGCCTCACTCAAAGTCAACGGTTTAAAACCattgtcttttatatatatatatatatatatatatatatatatcaaagacaacagttaaaaatcATTGTCTTTTGACTATTGTTGAAGCAAGTTTTGTTGTAGATCCCGCTCGTAGACAACGGTTTAAAACTATTGTCTTTATTCATAACGATAACAGTTTTAAACTATTGTCTTTAATGTGAAAACGATTGTTGATTAGGTGTGGTTGAAGATCTCGATGTAAAGTCTATTAAAGACTTTAACTGTCTTTAACTGTCTTTTCtattaaagacaaaaaaaattaaaattttctatttccgtatatgtatattaatttttaactgTCTTTTCtattaaagacaaaaaaaattaaaattttctatttccgtatatgtatattattgtctTTGTTggtagtatttattattatgacaATGGTTTTAAACCATTGTTGTTGTAATCAATAACAACGGTAGTTCACAGCCCACATTATCTTTAACATGTCTTGATTTTAAGCATAATATGCAATAATAACGGTTTATCCAAacacaataaatacaaaagtaaAGAACATCATAATACAAATGAGTAAGTAtttcaaaatacacaacaatTCACATTATCAATCCCTCAACTTCATCATAAATAAACAAACTTTAATTAAGTCCCAATTTGTGGactgaaaatgtaaaaattagatcctcaataaataaataaatgcatgtgtgtgtataCGAATGTAGATTATTACATAAAGTTGCTATATCTGTATACTTATCACTAAAGGTATACACATTAATTTTTAGCAATTTGATACTTGGTGAAATCAGTAGCCAtctgtttataaaattaaaggatCTTCTGGTATTCTCAGCATATGTTTTTTATCAGTTCCATACATGATAGGATCATCTCCATGCCCGCAGCCTCAAGCGGCCAATGCCCAGTGATGGCAGTGTGTTCTGAAAGATCAATAATTTACCACCAAGTTGACTCTTGCAGTAGGAACACAAGTTTACTATTTGGTCCATTGAAGGAAATTAAACTAAGTGAAATAAACACGTACAAGTAAGAAACACAATTGAAATGGAAAAAGCAGAGGAAGTCATGCATGTCTTGTTGGGACGGAATGGCGGTGTCGGCGGTGGCGTCTACTGCAGGTCTCGGCGTCGACATCCGAGGAGAGGGCGGCGTCGGCATCGGAGGAGAGGGCGGCATCGGCATCGGCATCGGAGGAGATGGAGAGCGGCATCAACGGAGGAGATGGAGCAGAGGAGAGGGAGAAGCTCTCTGAAGAAATGGAAGAGATTGAAATGGCTAACAGGCTAAGTAGTAAGTACGGTCCCTTTAAACGAATAAAATTAATTCGCTAGCTGGGGAAATGGTAATTTATTTTCCGCGGCAACCATTGTGGAatgggtgccgcggaaagtatattattattttaatatttacttttcACGGCACCGGTGGGTGCCGCGAAAAGTAgggtgtttattttattttagggaATACATTACACCTTTTTTAAAAGGTGTAGCTAAAAGTTATACTTATATGGTTAATTTTGTAGTAGTGGAAGATAAGCAATCTCAACGAAGATATTGACAACCCTCTTAAGTTGAGCCTGATGAGCCACTGTCAGAGCATGCATGTGCTGGCACAACAAATTAACAGCATAAGATAAGTCAGGACGAGTTAGAGTGAGATACTACAAGGCACCAACCAAACTCATGTACTTCGTGGGATCTGTGTATGGTTCATCTGCCTCAGCAACAGGACAAGACACAGGAATGGGAGTTGCCAACGACTTACAATCAGTCATGCTAGCACGCTTCAGGATATCTACCGCTTCTGAGAGAGCAGCATGCCCCCATCTGTACGCACTTTCTCAATACCTAAAAAGAAGCCCGGAGCCCCTAAGTCACGAATCTTGAAAGTAGTAGCCAATTTGGCTACGAGTGTAGACCCAAAAGACGATCACTCCCCATAACTAGgatgtcatccacataaaccAATAGATATACTCTCAACTCCACTTGTGAAAAGATAAAAAGAGAGACATTTGTTTTCGACCCTTGAAAACCAATTGACAACAGAAAAGTATGTAGCCAGGTAAACCAAGCCTGAGGAGCCTACTTAAGACCATACAAAGACCTCTGCAAAAAACAAACATGGTCAGGAAATTCCTCATCTGCATACCTAGGTGGCTAGTGCATATAAACTATCTTAGTAAGTGTCCCATTTAGAAACGCATTATGTACATCATGTTGGCGAATGACCCAGAAAGAGGTCAAGGCCAAAGACGACAGCAACCGAGCTGTGGTCAGTTTAATCACGGGATTGAACGTATCAAAGAAGTCATGTCCATCCACTTAATTAGTTGAACCTCTTGGTCACTAATCGTGCCTTGTGACACTCAATAGAGCCATCAACTTTTCGTTTGGTGCGAAATACCCACTTGCACCCAACAACATTCATCCCTGCATGGTAGGGCACAAGCCGCCATGTCTAATTCTGCAACAAAGCATTAAATTTCGTGTCTATAACCTCCCTCTATTCTGGAAACCTAACAAATTTCACATAACAAGTAGGCTCTGAAGGGCATACCTCAGTAAATAAAGCAACCAGAACTGCACCCTCAGCTCGAGACCTGCTCCTCATCaccattacatatatatatatatatatatatatatatatatatatatatatatatatatatatatatatatatctcataggagtaaaaattttataataagatTTATTTGggttaattaaatatattttttgcgAAAAATTTTTGAGGTCTCACAAAAAAGACGCCAATGCCATTTCAATTGCAGTCCAGGCCAACCTCCATGGATGTCCTCCTCCCCATTGCCAAATGCATCTCCTCCTCCGAGAGGGAGGAGATGAGCATGGAAAGTATGGCCTGGTCTTGTTGAACCCAAAGGTCATACGCCGGATTAGATGCTACAGAGGCAACGAAGGAGGCTTCACTGGCGGGAAGCTGACAACGTCGTTGGTGGGCACAAAGTCAAACGATCAACATAGCCCATAAGATTTTGGCCACGAAAAAATGGGCGAGCTGAGTccgccaaaaaaaaattacggtTCGTAAGTTTGATACTCACAAAATGGTGAGCAGTAGTAGAAAGAGAATTGGGTAAGGAAGGAATGACTACATCAGAGACAGTCCGCTCGAAAGAAATACCGGTAGAACCGTCGTCAACAGCTATGGGAGAAAGCCTAGCAACTGATATCATATTAGGATAGTATTATTGGATGAATCAATTTGTACATAATTATAGAGAGGAAATATATACAGTGTAGAGTTATAGGCAGACTAGAACTAGAGTACAATAAGTGTCGTAATATAGACAACCATTTCTTTTTATATGTTTTAGCTGACGAAATGCATATATAACATTAAGAACATATTTGgtttgatgaaaaatatttttcaagaaaatcaaCTTCCTAAAATTTAAGGAAAtgctattttcttttgtttggtttatagaattcattttccaaagAAAGTAttattcctcaaatttgaggaaaaatttTCTTTGCTAAACATTGGTATcttattttagagtttattaccgaaatgatccctcgactattgtaaaattaccaatttggtcctcgacaatttttcgtgaccgattaagtccctcgactttgaaaattttatccaatttggtcctccgtttattttaccgttaaacatccgttaaaccgggaccaaattggtaatttttctatagtcaagggaccaaattggtatagttaagggaccattttagtgaaaaagtaagtaccaatttagtcccttgactatgacaaaattaccaatttggtcccttgactataacaaaattaccaatttggtcgcggtttaacggatgtttaacggcaaaataaacggaggaccaaattggttaaatttttcaaagtcgagggacttaatttgagaaaaaaaattgtcaatgaccaaattggtaatttcgcaatagtcaagggaccattttggtaataaactccttattttatatatatattttttaaaatcgcTGACTTGGTAAGACAATTTTGTCcttttaccattattattattatgagtaaatttcacttttaatgactattgtgacattgtcacatttagttatattctttaattttgtcatattacgactttgaacaacttccacttttagtcattaactattgtggcattgccacatttagtcctattcttttaattttgtcatattacatctatATCATAACTCATATTTTAAACACGTTAGAAATATCGTAAACATCAAAGAATGttatatcgtaactcatatttctaacggtaaaataatgaaatttttaacggAAGATTAATGATGGAAATTAAatgaaagtcatggatgtaatatgacaaaattaaaagaataggactaaatgtggcaatgtcaTAATAGtcaagaactaaaagtgaaagttgtccaaagtcatggatgtaatatggcaaaattaaaagaatatgactaaatatgGCAATAcaatgactaaaaatggaagttgttcaaagtcaggatgtaatataaaaaaattaaaataataagacttaatgtggcaatgccacaatagcaaggactaaaagtgaaatttgctctttttattattcttaatattttttagggaaaagggtcaaataagccctccaactttacctaaggagtcaattaggcccctgaacattttaaagtagcaattaaacccatcaacattatattttgatgcaaaaaaNGTTCGTAAGTTTGATACTCACAAAATGGTGAGCAGTAGTAGAAAGAGAATTGGGTAAGGAAGGAATGACTACATCAGAGACAGTCCGCTCGAAAGAAATACCGGTAGAACCGTCGTCAACAGCTATGGGAGAAAGCCTAGCAACTGATATCATATTAGGATAGTATTATTGGATGAATCAATTTGTACATAATTATAGAGAGGAAATATATACAGTGTAGAGTTATAGGCAGACTAGAACTAGAGTACAATAAGTGTCGTAATATAGACAACCATTTCTTTTTATATGTTTTAGCTGACGAAATGCATATATAACATTAAGAACATATTTGgtttgatgaaaaatatttttcaagaaaatcaaCTTCCTAAAATTTAAGGAAAtgctattttcttttgtttggtttatagaattcattttccaaagAAAGTAttattcctcaaatttgaggaaaaatttTCTTTGCTAAACATTGGTATcttattttagagtttattaccgaaatgatccctcgactattgtaaaattaccaatttggtcctcgacaatttttcgtgaccgattaagtccctcgactttgaaaattttatccaatttggtcctccgtttattttaccgttaaacatccgttaaaccgggaccaaattggtaatttttctatagtcaagggaccaaattggtatagttaagggaccattttagtgaaaaagtaagtaccaatttagtcccttgactatgacaaaattaccaatttggtcccttgactataacaaaattaccaatttggtcgcggtttaacggatgtttaacggcaaaataaacggaggaccaaattggttaaatttttcaaagtcgagggacttaatttgagaaaaaaaattgtcaatgaccaaattggtaatttcgcaatagtcaagggaccattttggtaataaactccttattttatatatatattttttaaaatcgcTGACTTGGTAAGACAATTTTGTCcttttaccattattattattatgagtaaatttcacttttaatgactattgtgacattgtcacatttagttatattctttaattttgtcatattacgactttgaacaacttccacttttagtcattaactattgtggcattgccacatttagtcctattcttttaattttgtcatattacatctatATCATAACTCATATTTTAAACACGTTAGAAATATCGTAAACATCAAAGAATGttatatcgtaactcatatttctaacggtaaaataatgaaatttttaacggAAGATTAATGATGGAAATTAAatgaaagtcatggatgtaatatgacaaaattaaaagaataggactaaatgtggcaatgtcaTAATAGtcaagaactaaaagtgaaagttgtccaaagtcatggatgtaatatggcaaaattaaaagaatatgactaaatatgGCAATAcaatgactaaaaatggaagttgttcaaagtcaggatgtaatataaaaaaattaaaataataagacttaatgtggcaat
It includes:
- the LOC116011389 gene encoding plant cysteine oxidase 2-like, whose translation is MVNMVQRLYETCKDVFRNGESGYVPPPADIQRLTAVLDGVNAEDMNLTSMRLFRRRRSRQHDPPAIIYIHIYECRQFSIGIFCLPACGVIPLHDHPGMTVLSKLLFGSMHLKSFDWVENDASTSIIHNALHQGQQQGGRRLAKVKVDADLSAPCDVSVLFPAAGGNMHCFRALTPCAILDVLGPPYSQTQARNCTYYHDFPFTPFSSDGGELKADVDVKGYAWLEERAKPESFIVAPAPYSGPTILER